Genomic window (Falco cherrug isolate bFalChe1 chromosome 4, bFalChe1.pri, whole genome shotgun sequence):
CTTAAAACAGAGACTTGAACAGAGAAGCTCCATTTCAGACTTGTATTTCTGTGGTATTGTTATTTAGAAGTCTCCCTCTAAGCTTCAGagtgtaactttttttaaaaaaaaataaataaggtgTTAAAAGATTGGTTTGGGTTCTTCCCCCTCAGACTGAGCAATGTTTGCCTGGTTTACCTAGcataaaagtatttcaaaacaatttaaagcTACTCTGATGTCTTCTAAATACAGTATAGCCTGCAAACACGGTTGTCCTAGAGCAAAACTGTCCAGCTGATACAAATAAGATCATTTGTTTGCTTCTCCTCTAGTTACTTGTCTCCTTTGAAGCACAGTTACATGTCTGCAGTTTCAtgtaaccttttttttgttgttcactTACTTGTTGTGATAAATCATACAATTTgggcttctggttttgtttttcagactaATTTAAAATTGCTCACGTGGGCTGGTATCCTCTGTTGCTTGATATGGAATGGATTTGCTCAGCAAGGTAAGTCACTTGATTTCATTGCAGTAGTTTAATGTTGCTTTAGAACAACTATATACGTTTAGCAGTTTTTTATGTTGATAAATATATCATTGTTAGAGGAGTGCAATGTGTCAATCCTATCTCATGTTAATAACCTGTTTGTAGTTACAACTCAGTTTACAAAGccagaatgaaataaattaaaactctTTTGTGGTTAGCACCTTTTTATAAATTGACTGATAGTGTTCTTTGCTAGGTGGAAGTGACTGCATAAAAGCTAACGCAAAATCATGTGGTGAATGTATACAAGCAGGACCAAACTGTGGTTGGTGTAAAAAAAACGTAAGTATTGCAGAATTCcttttatggtttgttttttttccccttggcttCAAATTCtagtaaaaatactttaaatgtatagacatttttgttttcattaataataGTTTCATGTCGCTCTTCAATTTGATATACTTACTTGTACTTAAAAATTTAGATACTACAACTTTTTCTCATGTCCCGATTTGAGTATAATTGCTGTTTACAATGTGTTTACTTCTCCTTTCCTAAATCTTAAGTGTATACAGACCCTACAAGCTATCTCatagttaatttaaaatcattccAGCATGGAATCTGTGTATGCTTAATTACATTCTTCCAGTGACATCAGAGTAGGAGGTAGTTTTAGGCAGACATAGGTGGAGTAGGGGAAGAGAttgaaggttttcttttataaaagaaagatgttaagattttagttttctgttatTGGTAGACTTGGGGGTTAGGAGAttggtgtgggtgggtgggtggtttgtTACAGGATGAAAGAGAGTGCTTTcttatgtaattaaaaattgaattaagtaaatacaaaatgtaaGATAATCTTAAATTGTATGACTTAATCACTACATGCCAAAGTCTCGTCTTCAGGttagaaacagaagaaaatgtgttctACAGCTCTTCTTTGGTTTGTTATTGAAAACTGGgaaattttcctgtttctcactAGAAGATGataatgtatatttatttccatataGTACCTATTTGATGTCCCCCAAACCAGCTTATAAActttaaacatttaattaaactGATTAACTTTAAAATTTGGCCTTGAGCTGTCAGATTCATTGTAGGTCCTAGTCATCAAGAACTGACAAactttaagatatttttatgtatatgcatattttttggggggggtaaAACAGAATTGCCAAATTTCTCAATTAGAAGcctttttgtttatatttgagGTTTGAGGTAATGGTAACTTATTGTTCAGAACAAAGCtacatgttttttcttatgGATCTTACTTTTGGATTTAATTTCCTCAGAAGGAAAGGGTTGTCATCTGTCTTTCCCCTGCTCTGTCAGCATATTGCTATTATTTTGTTGTGGAGTACCAAGGTACACTTACATAATCTTTAATTAAAGCCTTTTAAAGTTGAAAGAGAAGGTAAGTTGCCAAGTAGGCGGTACAAATAGGTTCATATTATTAAGACTACATTGAGATGAGAGCTTTTTCCACCTGCTGTCACTTTCAGAGTAGCTGGTTTAAAAGGATGTCCTCCTTCTGTCAGAAGTGacattgttggttttttttgttgtagtttCATCTTGCGTCCATCTTATACACGGATAAGTATAAGTAGATGCAGACTCCTGGACTAAATAGTAGTCACTGACGTATTTAGTATAATGTAATGCATTTCAGGACTGTGTATTTTGTtactgaacttaaaaaaaaaaaaataatatggagTCATCGTAATAAGTGTTATCATGGGTAGAGTATAACAAATTGCATATAGGTGTAAACTTGATACTcttttgcctgtgttttctaGGACTTTTTGCAAGAAGGAGAACCAACATCTGCCCGATGTGATGACTTGGCAGCACTAAAGAGTAAAGGCTGTCCTGCAGAAGATATAGAAAATCCCAGAGGTGACAAACTGTTGCTTGAAGATAGAGAAGTAACGAACCGTAAAATAggtgctgcagagaagctgaaaCCAGAGGCCATTACACAGATCCAGCCACAAAAATTACTACTGAAACTGAGAGTTGGTAAGGACAGTTTCGTTCTAGTCTTGCGACAATTTTTCTGTCACCGCGTCacctgcattttttgttttcaatgtgTAACCATTTTGTTACAGAAACTACTGTTGTTCAAGTAACTAGGTAATCATAAGAGAGCTATTCAGGTCAGCCCCAAGTGTTTAGACACTCCAAGTACTGTCTCATTTTATAAAAAGGTTAGATATTACCACTTGTTTCCAATAGAACTTAGGAGAAAATAGATACAGCATGGATTGATACATATatcagaaaggtaaaattattgttttcagtattttgtagTTGATTTTGTACAGTGCGGCTTCTTAGAATGGAAATAGAGGAGTGAGCAAAAAGGAGAAGTTATGAgagcatttccttttcctggaaGTACTGCTGTTGCCTCAAGTCTGCATGCCTGAAGTGAACTAAATGGTTTTGTTGTTATGCAGCAAGATTTTTGGATTGCTACGTAAAATACTTTACAGAGGTTAAAGGTGTGGATACAAGGCTGCACGAATGAGAACAAAGTAGTTGTGCACCATTTCCAGCCCTTAAAGAgaactttgtttctttcaaatgggggcggggggctggggaaaCAGGGCTAGTAGCTCACACAGTACTTGAGCATAACGAAGACTGTCCTTTGGAGTTCCTAAGCACTGCAGACACATTCAACAGCTACCTTGTATTTACCTGGAGTAAGAGCCTGTATGTGGCATCAGCTGCTTGGTGATTGCTGTAATAAATGCAAGATGATCTGCAGAAACTTAGCATgatgggaggaaaggaaaggaattttGCAGTTTTGGTATTACATCTATTTATTTCTAATGTTACCCTCTTAGCTTCAAACCAAATTATTGTTGCTTTGTTGACACAGAAGTTTCTCCATCAGGATATATGAGGGACCTAGGCAATCAGAACCTAATCACCCAAAAGATTATTACTCTGTTTATAAGCACTTACCTTGGTCATAAGTTCTCTGAGGGAATGTGTGCTTGCAGAGAGGGgtgcttgctttctgtgcagGCATTTTTAAACAGTAGCTAAGGAAAATCTAAAGCTTTTAGGAtttggtggttggggtttttttgtctttgagggttttttgggcccttttttttaatgaagactgctgcacagctgtgtgTCATACACTATTCACTTTGCCTAGCTAAAGGTTTCCCcagttttctgattttgctCACATATAAGCAGGTGTTTGCTGATTATTAAGCAGACTTAAGCAGCAGCAGTATCACCCTGTAACTTCAGTGACTGAGGAGGATGGGGGAAGAAACTTCTAATTCTATTCCTCCTTTCATATATAATACGGAAAAGAATACTTTCCCATTTTCAGGAAGTCGTGGCAGTGGTGTATTTGTTTTGCACTCTCAATATCAAAGTAAGACTATAAATGCTTCTGCTGGCAAAACTAAGGATCTGGTCTTACACTTGCAGCAAATAATAACGTGCCATTATCTTACTGCCATTTCTGTGCTCTCGGCCTGTATTTCATGCAAAGTAACTTGAAACGTTCCATCCAGAAccaactttttcttttataagcCTATTTAAACAATGTGgtagggttttggtttgttggttggaggtttttttggttgggttttggggggtttttttggttgatttttttttttttgctagaacTGAAACCTgagaattttggagtctgctgggATGCAAATAGATATTGAAAATTTGTGCTATTAGATCTTATAGGAACCTTGTTAAAATTATTGCACGTGTGAAGATGAGAAATTGGAGCAACTATGAGAGGCTTGATTTTAGGCAGGCGAGTATTTGGGGAGAAAAATACCTTGAAATACGAGGTTggatatttgaaagaaatacttgaaatttttttcatcGTGATTTGATGTTAAGCATTTCAagtaacaggagaaaaaacatcaCACTCCTCTAGTTCAAAACCTCCATCAGTATTTcagagcttttctttaaaaaggcatttttcttgtCAGCGCAGTTgtacatttttaacattttgtatttgttgtttAATATCTGAAACAGGGGAACCCcaaaacttttcattaaaatttaagaGAGCTGAAGACTACCCCATTGACCTTTATTATCTTATGGACCTCTCCTATTCTATGAAAGATGATTTAGAGAATGTGAAAAATCTTGGAACAGCTCTGATggtagaaatggaaaaaataacttcagactTTCGAATTGGTAAGAAAGATTTGCCTATTcttaaaaaagctaaaacaaaataaactttccTTCCTGATGTTTTTCACATAACTATGTatgaagagtaatttttttgtaaattagcACTATTATGGCTGGTACTCTAATACATGGAACCTGTTGAGGAACATAAGAGTAGTAACTGGTGTTGGTGGAGAAACCGGAACATTAATAAGTATGGGAGCTATTTCTGACATCAGTTCAGCTATAATGTATTTGCATTCTGTTGTGTCATAATACAAATGAGACTTCCATTCTCCAGCTTACAGagtttttattgttcttttttagGCTTTGGCTCTTTTGTGGAGAAAACTGTGATGCCATATATAAGTACAACACCAGCCAAACTCAGAAATCCTTGTACAGGTGACCAGAACTGTACAAGTCCATTTAGCTATAAAAATGTGCTCAGCCTTACCAGTGAAGGCAATAAATTTAATGAACTTGTAGGTAAACAGCACATTTCTGGAAATTTAGATTCTCCTGAAGGTGGATTTGATGCAATAATGCAGGTTGCAGTTTGTGGGGTAAGTGTATACTAGTTTTCTTTATTGCTCTATTAGATTAAATTGTTTGAATACAGCCTTAGTGTTTTATGTTGGCTGACATTTGAACATGTTGTCTCATGATAACAAGACAAGATAGGCTATGCAGACTGCATGGATACATGCATTTGTCTACTTTTATAGAGACCTCTAGTGAGTGAATGAAACCAGGAAGTGTTAGTGGCAATGGGAGGTCATGTTCACAGCAGAGAGGTGCCTCCAAAGGCAAAGTGTGTAAAGCCTGCTTTAGAAGAGTCAATTTCTGCTCAAAAGTGTATGAAATCCTGAGTAAGCAAGTACTCTCAacttattttaaagctttttgtgCTCCTTGTGGTTATTTTTCCGGAATAGTGTGGTGAATTGTAACTTCTACTAGCTTCTCACACAGTAGTTCGAAAcctgatttttgtttatttttgaagacCTGATCTAGATCACTGCATTCTTCTTTGGTGTTTCCATAGTCTGGCAGACCATTCTATGCACCTGTAAACCATGGACTCCCCAAAAAGTGATATCCAAGTTTATTGCtttattactgtattatttttgctgttgatcAATGGAGTCAGGACTTTCTGAAACAATCTGGAGTCGTATTGCAAAATTGCAGTGTTAATCACAAGCTTTCTAGcatttatttgttgtttatttttggtgCTATTTATGTGTCATTTTTATATGGCCTTCTCTCCTTGAATTAACTAGGGCTTTAGCTTGAcggaagaattttttttaaaaataataaaagtaggAAGGGGCAGGTTACAGAATTAGGCTCTGCAGTTGTGGGGCAGGATGGTCACATGACAGTGAAAAAAGGCAGTCCTCTAGCAAGCAGTATGTTGGGTGCAAATCTGGGGTAGATTGGCAAAGCCTGATGATTCTTCGGAGCCTAATGCCGGGCAAGCTGTAATTATCCAATTCAAGAGTGCAGCAGCACTCTACATACTAACGTTGTCCTCCGTGCTCTGGCTGTGTGGTAGTCACATAGAAATGGATTTGGCATTAAAGAGCTGGATTGATGTGCCCAATTGCTAAAATCCTGTTGCTCTTCATATACTCCAGTGAGAACTGGAGAGACCAAAGTATGTGTCAAAAAGAATTCTTCTTGCCTTTATTGAAAAACCTGCAGCAGATGTTTTGGAGCAGACAGTTAATTAAATGCAAGTGCTTTTAAGGTTTGAGTAAATCACATGATTTCAGGGTTACACTTTTGCAGTATGGCTTCTCCTAAGTCTGTCtactttttcttgtgtttctctctctcaaGTGTTGGTCCCCAATGCTATAAATGAAATcagtaaaaaataccaaaatgccTTTGTTTGTTTCCCAAGGAACAAATTGGCTGGAGAAATGTTACAAGACTACTAGTGTTTTCCACGGATGCTGGATTTCACTTTGCAGGAGATGGTAAACTTGGTGGAATTGTTTTACCAAATGATGGGAAATGTCATCTGGAAAATAATATGTACACAATGAGCCACTATTATGTAAGTCTTCACATCATCTTCTAGAGAAACTAATGTTTTGTGATGCTTAAGCTCAAAAAAGCTCATTAGGTCATCTGGTATAGTTTCAGACCTCTGCATTTTGTGAACTTCCCCCACTTACCTTTGTATTACATCAAGTGATTTTAGCTTCACTAAAGCAAATGTGCAAGAATTAATCCAGTCTTAACTGAAAAATTTCAAGAAATGGCAACTTTCGCACTATGATTTCTGGTTTGTGATTTTAACCTTTGTAATAATTAATAATACTGCATGTCCATTGGCAGACTGGTGGTTCATTTCACTAGTCTTTGTGTTCAGAAGTAGTTTACTACTGTAAAATAAAGAGCTGCTTGGccaggtttttttaagactgctTGAAATCATATGGTTCAAAGTTTATGGTAGAAGTATGCTTAAAAACACTGCCTTCATGGTTTATTGATAGGTAGATCAGAGAAAAGGCGAGAAGAAAAGCATTAACTGGATGGGGTAGACTCAAACTTTGCAAAGTTCGCATATTCATCTATTCCTAAAGTTAAATGAATATTGTTCAATAACAAcctaaaattaattcagttttatttcaccttttctttatGAAACAGTGCAAAAGCTAGTGGTTTGCACTGAAACAAATAATATGGAAAACTACCAAAGGTAATTTTCTGAGAACATTGAGATTAAGGATTTAACCTGGAGACTTTAAATGGCAAGGAATATGGTAATGTTAATGTGAAAAAACCACCTGCCTTCATGGGGCATATATGGAATCTGTTCAAGGCATGTTTGTCTTCAGAGGTTGTTTTGCTTTAGAACTGTGACATAAGCTGGCTAGTTAGAAGTCTTACATACGTTTCTAAAGGTGGTTTGTATTTATGATGTCAAAGTCTTTCTGATCGTTTTCTAGCAATGTGTTACAAATTTGGATTGcattttttgcttaatttttacaGGATTATCCCTCTATTGCTCATCTGGTACAGAAGCTTAGTGAGAACAATATTCAGACAATCTTTGCAGTTACTGAAGAGTTTCAGGCAGTTTATAAGGTAAAGATATATGACGTGTTTCTGGTCTCTGTACTTTTTTCCATCAAGCACTAAGACTGACTCAGGTTTGCTCTGGAATCATTAAAATTGCttgatttgaaattaaaatagctATGGAAGTGATCACAGAAGTAATATTTTGCTACTcgtgtttttattattattctttttttgcttgttcagATTGATACAGAGTTTGTGTGTAATTCCCAAGGAGAAGGTGCCCCTCCTCCTTGCCTCTCTTTATACTTCATAGGCAGGGAGTAGAGAACATATTTGCAGTGCTGATTTTCTTGAACATTTTAACAGTAAAGTAGATGAGGCTGGGTGTGGACACTGAATCAAGAGACACACATACGAAAGAACATATTTTGTCCTTCGTGGTCTATTTATATTCCTGATGTTTAAAATCAACTAAACTACTGGATGTGATTGTGAAATAGGAAATAACTGTGTAAAGGGCAtggatatttttccttcttttaacaTAACAAGGTGGaggtttaggggtttttttaaactttttaaaaaatttgaaacAATATTGAAATtgtaagtttttcctttttcattggAAATCATATTTTATCTGTCTATCTTGAACCTGCTAGAAGCCTGGTTCTTAAAGATCTTGAAGATATGTTGTATGTGGTTAACTTGTACAAGAGAAACTAAATTTAACATGAAAATGCAAAGGAGAAGAAGAGGCTGTATATTTGTGTTGTGCTGCATATAACCTCAAAAATCGTGAGGGTCAATGCTATAGCCTTCTTTTTTGAAGTACTTTATCTTAACTGGTTAATCCACTAAAGCATTATATCACCATACAGATATTTATAGTACAAATTATACTTTGTTTGTTagtaaaactgtaattttccTTCTACTTTTGTAAATACTGAAAGGAATTGAAAAATCTAATACCAAAATCAGCAGTGGGAACATTGTCTTCAAACTCCAGCAATGTGATTCAGCTGATCATTGATGCATACAACGTAAGTTCAGATTTTATTTGGATTGTATcagtttttcttgcttctgaGTTACTATGAGTTTTTCAGGCAGGTACTCCAAGATGGATTTTAGTTTTTCCTACGAAATAGGAAGTTAATATAGTAAACTATAAATACACTGCCGTTGCAGTAAAACCACATTAGACGTTGAGACACTATGGCAATAGAAGGTTAGATGACGAGAAAGATACACTCTTAAAGCCACTTAAAACAACATTACAAAGAAGAAGTTATCATCagtgttttcccttttaaaaaataaaatccacaacaaaaaaaccacaagtttCTTCAGTGTCTTCAGTTCTTGCCTTTCTCCCATGTGGAAACAAAAAGGGCCATTTTACAGCCTCTTGACCCCAAAGACAATGTCAACATCAACCTCAGGGACCCCTGGGTTTGGCCCCAAAATATTTTCGTCATAGCTGTGTTTGTGTAAATGAGCCTGATTCCTCCTTTGGGGTACATTGGACAAACAAATGCCTCCAGCATCTGCGGAGACCTGCCCTGACCAGGGTTCAGCCTTGAGGAAGGGGTCACCATAGTGTGACTatgggcagccctgggctggtgTTCCTTGGCATGTGGGAACTTGCACGATTTCAGTGTGCTCATAAGATTGGTGCTTAGACTGTGCGCAGTTGTATAAAgtcttttcttcagcaaaatgcTTGTACAACTCAATTCAAAGTTAGCTAACAACTTGTTTTAGTCCCTTTCATCAGAGGTTATCCTGGAAAACAGTAAACTACCAAAAGGAGTGACAATCAGTTACAAGTCTTTCTGCAAGAATGGAGTGAATGGCACACAAGAAGATGGAAGGAAATGTTCTAACATTTCAATCGGAGATGAGGTAACTTACACTATATGTGCTGCTACTCAAATATAAGGTTTATTTAAAGTGTCCAAcactcagtattttttttttaacagttaagGCAAAACTCCTTTTAGTAATGTGGCactccatttgtttttctttgcaggttATTTTTGAGATTAATGTGACAGCTAATGAATGCCCAAAGAAaggacaaaatgaaacaattaaaattaaaccacTGGGATTCACCGAAGAAGTGGAAATTAATCTCCAGTTCATCTGTGAATGTCAGTGTCAAAGTGAAGGAGAGCCTAACAGTCCAGCCTGCCACGAAGGAAATGGCACATTCGAATGTGGTGCCTGCAGGTAAATAAgtaggcattttatttttgcaaacgAGAAATATGAGCAAGACCTTTGTTTCCTCAGTTAGGGTTTACTTGGCCTTACTAATTTTTTCTAGTGAAAGGACAAGAATTACTGCTACAGACCTATTTCTTTTAGGATATTTTGACATACTGCCTTATCTCTGCAAATAATCCCTAGACTGGAATTCATAGTATTGCTCATTGGTTTGGCAGTATTGTATAAGTCAGAATTCATGTTTGGCCTTGAGCCAGTGCTTTAAAGGGTATAGGTCTTTCTGcgttttcatttaattttgaagaccATGTAATTTGGCAAAATTATGGATTTATGGGACAAAACGTGATGGTTTTGCAAGTATTCATACTGATCTAATTATATCCTTCTAATGTGAGATCTGTTGATTTCAAGAAATTCAAAGGCTTTCTAGGTTTTTGGTAGGAGCTTCTACCCATATGGGCACCAATTGTTTCATAGCAGGAAACAGTAAAAAGTCATGAAAGAAccacctttttattttggatgACATCCCAGTCTGTTCTCCCTACTTTATTTCTAACCTTTTGGGGTCTTATTACAGTGTATCTTCTAATTGCCTATATCTATAAATCTTTCAGaatatatgtgattttttttgtatagttttgcttttgaaatgtccATCATTGCCAGTCACAGCGATTATATTACACATGCATTCCTTATtacacatttgaaaattaagttaaattaTATTGGATTTTCTGGCATGACACACAATGAGAGTAGTGCAAAATCTCGGGGTTTCAGTGGAGACTGGTTGAAGATCAACCTAATAGGTCAAGGTTCAAGCCCctcgcccccccctccccaaacaaaaaaaaaaaaaaaaaaaaaaaccaaaaaccaacaaatccaaaaaaaccccaactctacagcaaaaatgaaaactgtttcttcttgGAAACCTTGAGAGGAAAATGGTAAGAGCAGAATGGAATTAAGATCTTctctaggaaaataaaatccaggaCTTTTGAAAGCAGTATTGGTTTCTGCCCAGTGAACTgtgactgaaatgaaatgcagaattcTCATTCCTCATGGTTTAATAtgtgacttttttaaaatgaagcaaaaaatactgatttactCAGAGGATTTCTGGTGTAGAATGGACTAACATCTGCCTGGTGAAGTTGTTGTTGGTAGTTAATAGGTTGTTTAAAATACTGAGGTGTGGTCCCCTAACTGCCTAGTATTCTGTAAGTTGAGGAGTAAGTCACTTTGTATCCAGTGTTTAGTGGTCCGTTGTGCCATTTTGCAGTCAGTTTTTGATGGTCCCTTTAAATAAGGAGAATAGATTTTTCCCATCTTTGTGTAGAAAGACTTAAACTTGGTATCACTGTTGCTGGTGTCCTTGTAGTTTCTGATGAGGTTGAACAGACCTGTGGGTAAGAACAGCCTTCTGCATTTGCGACAGTAGCAGTTTCCTGACAGAACCATTGTCTCTGATCGTCACCTTACAACAGGTTGTCAATCACTGCTGGGAACAAGAACAACCTCCCATTTGGTCATCAGTGTTTTAACTTTGATAATGAGAAGTGCTGATTTCCAAAGATCTCAGATCAGCAGCTCTGAGGATCATCTACTGTCCTGCCTAATTGCTGTTCTTGGGCAGTCTTGTCAATGAAAGATGACAGCATCTACAGTGAACAGTCACTCAATAATTACTGGTCTGTCGCATGAGAGAGGGATTAATAGTGGTTATGTGGCAATGTAGTTAGAGGTGGTGACACAGATTCCCACCTGGAACGAGTAGTCTGCATATGAGCAACTTCGTCTAATTTGCTCCAGCGGCTTCAAGAACGGGTACATAGATGTCAGCTAGAAATCTCATTTGAAGTTTAACTTGGAATATCCCTTGAGAAGAGTAGTCACTTTTACTCCTGTTCTTTGTGCTATTTTTGCAGTCTCTTTATTGTATGACTTAATTAAGCTTACATTTTTAGTTGTGTCTTTACCTTGCAGATGTAATGAAGGACGTATTGGAAGACTATGTGAATGTAGTACAGATGAAGTAAATAGTGAGGATATGGATGCTTACTGCAGGAGAGAGAACAGTACAGAAATATGCAGTAACAATGGAGAATGCATTTGTGGACAATGTGTatgcaagaaaagagaaaacaccaaTGAAGTGTATTCTGGCAAATATTGTGAATGTGATAACTTCAACTGTGATCGATCAAATGGTTTGATTTGTGGAGGTGAGAAACTACTTCAGAGTTTTCTGCAGGCAAAACTGCCCAGCAGTTTACAAGTCTGTCAACTCAACCCTGTAGAGTAGTGATACTTAGCTTAAAGGTCATAGCCACGTGATAGCAGATATGAGAATAACCGTGGGTTT
Coding sequences:
- the ITGB1 gene encoding integrin beta-1 isoform X1, with the translated sequence MAETNLKLLTWAGILCCLIWNGFAQQGGSDCIKANAKSCGECIQAGPNCGWCKKNDFLQEGEPTSARCDDLAALKSKGCPAEDIENPRGDKLLLEDREVTNRKIGAAEKLKPEAITQIQPQKLLLKLRVGEPQNFSLKFKRAEDYPIDLYYLMDLSYSMKDDLENVKNLGTALMVEMEKITSDFRIGFGSFVEKTVMPYISTTPAKLRNPCTGDQNCTSPFSYKNVLSLTSEGNKFNELVGKQHISGNLDSPEGGFDAIMQVAVCGEQIGWRNVTRLLVFSTDAGFHFAGDGKLGGIVLPNDGKCHLENNMYTMSHYYDYPSIAHLVQKLSENNIQTIFAVTEEFQAVYKELKNLIPKSAVGTLSSNSSNVIQLIIDAYNSLSSEVILENSKLPKGVTISYKSFCKNGVNGTQEDGRKCSNISIGDEVIFEINVTANECPKKGQNETIKIKPLGFTEEVEINLQFICECQCQSEGEPNSPACHEGNGTFECGACRCNEGRIGRLCECSTDEVNSEDMDAYCRRENSTEICSNNGECICGQCVCKKRENTNEVYSGKYCECDNFNCDRSNGLICGGNGICKCRVCECFPNFTGSACDCSLDTSPCMASNGQICNGRGTCECGTCNCTDPKFQGPTCEMCQTCLGVCAEHKDCVQCRAFDKGEKKETCSQECMHFNMTRVESRDKLPQPGQPDPLSHCKEKDVDDCWFYFTYSVNSNGEANVHVVETPECPSGPDIIPIVAGVVAGIVLIGLALLLIWKLLMIIHDRREFAKFEKEKMNAKWDTGENPIYKSAVTTVVNPKYEGK
- the ITGB1 gene encoding integrin beta-1 isoform X2, with translation MDLSYSMKDDLENVKNLGTALMVEMEKITSDFRIGFGSFVEKTVMPYISTTPAKLRNPCTGDQNCTSPFSYKNVLSLTSEGNKFNELVGKQHISGNLDSPEGGFDAIMQVAVCGEQIGWRNVTRLLVFSTDAGFHFAGDGKLGGIVLPNDGKCHLENNMYTMSHYYDYPSIAHLVQKLSENNIQTIFAVTEEFQAVYKELKNLIPKSAVGTLSSNSSNVIQLIIDAYNSLSSEVILENSKLPKGVTISYKSFCKNGVNGTQEDGRKCSNISIGDEVIFEINVTANECPKKGQNETIKIKPLGFTEEVEINLQFICECQCQSEGEPNSPACHEGNGTFECGACRCNEGRIGRLCECSTDEVNSEDMDAYCRRENSTEICSNNGECICGQCVCKKRENTNEVYSGKYCECDNFNCDRSNGLICGGNGICKCRVCECFPNFTGSACDCSLDTSPCMASNGQICNGRGTCECGTCNCTDPKFQGPTCEMCQTCLGVCAEHKDCVQCRAFDKGEKKETCSQECMHFNMTRVESRDKLPQPGQPDPLSHCKEKDVDDCWFYFTYSVNSNGEANVHVVETPECPSGPDIIPIVAGVVAGIVLIGLALLLIWKLLMIIHDRREFAKFEKEKMNAKWDTGENPIYKSAVTTVVNPKYEGK